A portion of the Kiloniellales bacterium genome contains these proteins:
- a CDS encoding aldehyde dehydrogenase family protein, with amino-acid sequence MTATSAQRVSHDMPPEKEVIAGLVARARSAMAIFAGADQARVDEAVTALAWSIYEPARARELAALAVEDTGLGNVESKITKNQRKTFGCLRDLSRVKSVGVIEEIPEKGLVKYAKPVGVVAAVTPSTNPAATPVNKAMFAVKGRNAVIIAPSPAGLQTTTRTVDYMRAELEKIGLPADLVQVLPPPVNKALTQELMYAADLVVVTGSQNNVRRAYSSGTPAIGVGAGNVPVVIDETADFKDAAEKICASKIFDNATSCSSENSLIILDSVYDQAIEALKQAGGYLCSAEEKEKVRARLWVDGHLNRRVIAKDAAVLAEVFDLGEGAAEAKFFMVEEGAVDPASKFADEKLSLVLTVYRAKDMDAVVDQLDAVLDVCGKGHSVGIHTATPEHATRLAEQIDVVRVLVNQAHTFGNGGGFNNGLNFTLSMGGGTWAGNSITDNLNYSNFINITYLVNTIPEDKPSEEALFGAYWDKYGR; translated from the coding sequence ATGACAGCAACCAGCGCGCAGAGAGTTTCCCACGACATGCCCCCTGAGAAGGAGGTCATCGCCGGGCTGGTGGCCAGGGCCCGCAGCGCCATGGCGATTTTTGCCGGCGCCGATCAGGCGCGCGTCGACGAAGCGGTCACCGCGCTCGCCTGGTCGATCTACGAGCCAGCCAGGGCGCGCGAACTGGCGGCGCTCGCGGTCGAGGACACCGGGCTCGGCAATGTCGAGAGCAAGATCACCAAGAACCAGCGAAAGACCTTCGGCTGCCTGCGCGACCTTTCCCGCGTCAAGTCGGTCGGGGTGATCGAGGAGATCCCCGAGAAGGGGCTGGTGAAGTACGCCAAGCCGGTCGGCGTCGTGGCTGCCGTGACCCCCTCGACCAACCCGGCGGCCACGCCGGTGAACAAGGCCATGTTCGCCGTCAAGGGGCGCAACGCGGTGATCATCGCGCCCTCGCCGGCCGGCCTGCAGACCACCACCCGCACCGTCGACTACATGCGCGCCGAGCTGGAGAAGATCGGCCTGCCCGCCGATCTGGTCCAGGTCCTGCCGCCGCCGGTCAACAAGGCCCTGACGCAGGAGCTGATGTACGCGGCCGATCTCGTAGTGGTGACCGGCTCCCAGAACAACGTGCGCCGCGCCTATTCCTCCGGGACGCCGGCGATCGGTGTCGGCGCCGGCAACGTGCCCGTGGTGATCGACGAGACCGCGGACTTCAAGGACGCGGCGGAGAAGATCTGCGCCTCCAAGATCTTCGACAACGCGACCTCCTGCTCCTCGGAGAACTCGTTGATCATCCTGGACAGCGTCTACGACCAGGCGATCGAGGCGCTCAAGCAGGCCGGCGGCTACCTCTGCAGCGCCGAGGAGAAGGAAAAGGTGCGTGCGCGCCTCTGGGTCGACGGCCACTTAAACCGCCGTGTGATCGCCAAGGACGCAGCGGTCCTGGCAGAGGTCTTCGATCTTGGCGAGGGCGCGGCCGAAGCCAAGTTCTTCATGGTCGAGGAGGGCGCCGTCGATCCGGCCAGCAAGTTCGCCGACGAGAAGCTCTCCCTGGTCCTGACGGTCTACCGCGCCAAGGACATGGACGCGGTGGTCGATCAGCTGGACGCCGTTCTCGATGTCTGCGGCAAGGGGCACTCGGTGGGGATCCACACGGCGACCCCCGAGCACGCGACGCGGCTCGCCGAGCAGATCGACGTCGTACGCGTACTGGTGAACCAGGCCCATACCTTCGGCAACGGTGGCGGCTTCAACAACGGGCTCAACTTCACGCTCTCGATGGGCGGCGGGACCTGGGCCGGCAACTCGATCACCGACAACCTCAACTACAGCAACTTCATCAACATCACCTACCTGGTCAACACCATCCCCGAGGACAAACCCTCGGAAGAGGCGCTGTTCGGCGCCTACTGGGACAAGTACGGACGATGA
- a CDS encoding IclR family transcriptional regulator has translation MASRAGKEGYGSALDKALAVMEAVTAHPQAVGLPDLTVKVGLPRQSLHRILRQLEENGLVIRNPTNDRFSVGPRLSRLAIGALFSENHNMPARAALKDTVVRIGESCNIGILDGLDFVYLERIETENALRVHFESGSHVPAHCTSGGKVLLAHLPEPLRHDLLRSTKLRKFTERTITDPAGLEAELTRIRERGYATNDEEYVRGVVGAAVPVADSTGRAVAAIACHAPAARTSMKQLQDMIPEISRTARSLGRYWA, from the coding sequence ATGGCGAGCAGAGCGGGGAAGGAAGGCTACGGCTCGGCGCTGGACAAGGCACTGGCTGTCATGGAGGCGGTGACCGCCCACCCCCAGGCCGTCGGATTGCCGGACCTGACCGTCAAGGTCGGCCTGCCGCGGCAATCGCTGCACCGCATTCTGCGGCAGCTCGAGGAGAACGGCCTGGTGATCCGCAACCCGACCAACGACCGTTTCTCCGTCGGCCCCAGGCTGTCACGCCTGGCGATCGGCGCCCTGTTCTCGGAGAACCACAACATGCCGGCGCGCGCCGCGCTCAAGGACACGGTCGTGCGCATCGGCGAGAGCTGCAACATCGGCATTCTCGACGGTCTCGACTTCGTCTACCTCGAGAGGATCGAGACGGAGAACGCCCTGCGCGTCCACTTCGAGTCCGGCAGCCACGTCCCGGCGCACTGCACGTCGGGCGGCAAGGTTCTCTTGGCGCACCTGCCCGAGCCCCTGCGCCACGATCTCCTGCGCTCGACGAAGCTTCGGAAGTTCACCGAGAGGACCATCACGGATCCCGCCGGCCTGGAAGCCGAGCTGACAAGGATCCGCGAGCGGGGCTACGCGACGAACGACGAGGAGTACGTCCGCGGCGTGGTCGGCGCCGCGGTTCCGGTCGCCGACAGCACGGGGCGGGCGGTCGCCGCGATCGCATGCCACGCGCCTGCCGCGCGCACGTCGATGAAGCAGCTGCAAGACATGATCCCCGAGATCTCCAGAACCGCCCGCTCGCTCGGGCGCTACTGGGCCTGA
- a CDS encoding SxtJ family membrane protein, with product MSGKMNFHEAMAQREAPKGGSDRAFGVVFTVVFAAIGLWPVLFSNPPRLWSLGVAAVFLALALLRPQLLAPLNTLWTRFGLLLHRIVNPIILGLIFFVVITPSGLLRQWLRRDPLNVAFDPAAETYWIEREPGPAPETMKQQF from the coding sequence ATGTCGGGCAAGATGAACTTCCACGAGGCCATGGCACAGCGCGAGGCGCCCAAGGGGGGCTCGGACCGGGCTTTCGGCGTCGTGTTCACGGTCGTCTTCGCGGCGATCGGCTTGTGGCCGGTGCTGTTCTCCAATCCCCCGCGGCTCTGGTCTCTCGGCGTGGCCGCGGTCTTCCTCGCTCTGGCCCTTCTCCGACCGCAGCTTCTGGCGCCGCTCAACACCCTCTGGACGCGCTTCGGGCTGCTGCTGCACCGGATCGTCAACCCGATCATCCTTGGCCTGATCTTCTTCGTCGTCATCACGCCTTCCGGACTGTTGCGGCAGTGGCTGCGGCGCGATCCGCTCAACGTCGCCTTCGATCCCGCGGCCGAGACCTACTGGATCGAGCGCGAGCCGGGGCCGGCGCCCGAGACCATGAAACAACAGTTCTGA